The Glycine soja cultivar W05 chromosome 9, ASM419377v2, whole genome shotgun sequence sequence AGTCGAAGCCGTCGCCTGCGTCGGCGGCGACGCGAATCTGAACGGGGTTGGACATGGCTCAAGGTAGAACATTCGAGGAATTGACCGAAGAGAACGCGATGAGGATTGTGGTGGTGATGTTGGTTTGCATCATCGTCGTTGCGCGTGTTGAGCGCTTCAAACTACAAAGGGATGCACGGTCGGTCACTGCTTCAAAACGACGTGTGGCTTGTTGGTCATAGAACCACAAAACGACACATGAAACGATTTTAACACGTATCATTTGTTGTATGTATATACATACTATTAatgattaatgattattttttcatctaatataaattcttttaatcTAATGTAAGTCATTTACTTTAAGGAACTTACTTAAtactatttaatatatttttttgatatagatcatacttattttttactattgatttttttcttgaCAACTGCTGTAATAATCTTGTTTGATGATTAATAtttagataaaaacataaaacatactAAGCACTTTGATGCATCTATAATGCAAAAATTAGTAATTTGGATATCTTAAAAGCATTTTTTCCTCTGTCATAAAATTCACAAAAGTTCAATAAAAATTGTTCACTCCatgtcatataattttttttccaccattaacattaatatgaaatatttatcaattttacgaataaattttattttaatttgtagaaTACATCTTAAGTTCTCAACTTATTTTTAGTGGGTTCCTTCTATCGCTTAGCTTACACAAtaactcttatttttatttacgaatattttttaatactccTATAAAAATTACGTTCaaaattttttctttgtaaatatttcaGTCCTCTATTCtaccaaagaagaaaaaaaaatctctttagaACTTTGAGATGTCAAAATATCGTTTTTCAAATATTCCTTAATATTACTTTCAATACTGGCCTGCTTACATCTTAAGGGAATTAATATGTCTTTTTCAGAtctctaaaatgtttttttcttctttaatttaaatGATCTATGATCTAAATCCaactaaaacaattaaattgTTCCTGCATAAAGGTAATGGAAGATTTATATTCATAACACCCCTTgttatttaagaataatttgAACTTCAATTTCAAACGTGGTGGATTTGCATACAAAAGGAATTCAACTTTTGTTTAAAGAATAAGATGCCTGGATCATACTCTCCGAGTCCTCACCACTTCTTTATGAAGAATACGATACCGTGTCAGAATCAAACAACTCAAATGAATTGCCCCAGTAAATACTGCCGCACAGTGCTTTCAACACTCtcttttcaattcttttttattatttgaatttatataaGTTTCACTAATTTTGTAATGACTAATGAGACTAGCATATTTAATAAGATTTATGTAAATTTCACTTAATAAAAAAGAGTGCGTCGAGAAGACATACCTATGAATTACACTCATATTTGTCTTGTACCATGCACACACCATATATGCTCCTACCTTTGATCAGAAAACATTGAAAATTAATGGCTTTATAGGACCTGCGCATGCAGGTGAATTGTTTAATGCATTATATCACGTACTAATGAATCGCTGTCTGACTCTGTAGAAGTACTTTGGACCACAAATTCTTATGAGGCCAGCTATTTAGCAGTTGAGATGCACATGCAACGAGCATGTTGTCTTCAACTGAAATAAATTTGCATGTAGAGCAGAGGGAACGATGAAGAAACAATGAAATAGCTGGAAAAGAACTGTGGAGTTCTCAATTAGTGAATGCTTCACCAAAGTACATGATTAGATTAAAGTTTGTATTCTTAAGTTTGAGCTAAACTTATGCTTGTAAAAGCAACTCAAGTCTTACTTCTACAAAACTAAGTTTTCAGACAAAATTTTAAGATGAAAACATACTTTCGAGGATAACCAAATATGTCATGAAACTTAGTTAACACTCCCAAAGTACGTTTAGCActcaaaagtattttttgaatGATTAACCAAACATGAAGAATCAAGGTTCGAGTTTCAGTTAGGAGAGGTGCCCACACATATAATGTCTCATAGTGTCTGAAAGGATTGTCTTCCCATGAAGATACATGTagggaaaacaaaattaaaattagtaaatgCTTTTGTCCATCCttctgtaatcaattaaattgactgtttcaaatggtcaaaacggTTTGTCAAGACTCAAATATCATAAATGACGAGTGTTGCTTACCTACACAAGGAAAATTAACTCCTGAATAGTGTCATACTCATTTGTGACAGTGAAATCCTCACTAGTGGCATCCAAGTTTTATTAGACTCCATGTTATATCTGATCTGCCAAAGTGCCAATTAGATATTTTAAGCACAAACAAAAGATTGGatgagcatatatatatatatatatatatatatatatatatatatatatattattgtcttCTCATTGTTTAATTCCACAGGCCAAAGAAACTACAGATACCAAATAGGAATATTCGGAAAGCATTAGTATATAATCTATAACAGTGGTGGAACAAGAGGTAGCTAATGTAACCACAAAAATTGAGAATCAGCAATAAGTTCCATTTGTTGGCAATTTTAACTTTATATCTATGAATTATACGTGAATGATGTTGGATGAGTTCTAAGATGTAGGAAGAGGCACATAGGATTGAATACTAAGATAATAACTTCTCTTGTAATGCAAAAGGTGGTGGACTTCTAGTTCCTAGTACAGAAGATTTTCTTATTGCAACAAAGAAATACTACTGAACTTGTAAGCAGTCCCGTCGAAATTCACATTGGTGGTGGCAGCCATGTTATCACAATGGGGCTTCTCACAGTGTGGAAACCATCCTTCCATACTAGACTTCCGAATTCGGGCGAGGTTTGCCGAACCTTTGGCTTGAAGGTAATCTTGTAAGACAGCTTCTGGTGTTTTCTGGTAAAATTCAAGGTTTCTGGCTCAACTTTGATAGAAGCACCTTTGAATGGTGACACCACAACATGGTATTTGGAATCAGGAGGGCCAAcattggtgacaattctgtgaAGAATCACTGGACTAGGGAATGAAGTGGTTGTTTTCTGAGTAAACACCGATGATATGGCTGGGTAGTTCAAGTCCCCTGAACTTGCAAGAGAGTGTCTACAAGATCTGTTTGAATATTTGGCAAAAACTTTTAGCTGTGTTGGAGTCAGATTCTGTGTGCACAGAAATTCAAAGTAGTCCTGTGGCACCATGTCATAGACCAAACCAGGGTCAAGAGCTCTAATAGGGTCAATGTGTCCAGCACCATGATCATAAGGACTTGATGGTTTGGCAGTTGAGGAATCTCTGAGTGTTTTCTTGGTGTTGTCAAGAACATAAGATGTTGTCATCAAAGCAGATTTTATAGCTGCAGGACTCCACTCAGGGTGCCTAGACTTGACCAAAGCTGCTACGCCACTCACATGAGGGCATGACATTGAGGTGCCAGAGACTATATTGAACTTCACTCTTCTGTTGTCTATTTTCAAACCTGATGGACCAATGGCCTCACTCCATGCAGCAAGAATGTTCACCCCAGGAGCCACTAAGTCAGGCTTCAGAATTTCAAGGCTGAGAAAATTAGGCCCTCTTGATGAAAATGCTGCCACTACAGGAGATGGTTTTATTCCTAATATTGTACCTTTAAAAGCTAGAGCTGCAGTAGCAGTTTTACTTGATAGGACATAACTTTTGAgttcttttccttctttctctccTATCGCTACTGCTGGAAGGAGGTGAGAATCTGCAACCAGTTCTTCCCCATTGGCTTCAGTGTTAGTGAGAATCATTCCCACCCCTCCTGCACTTCTCACCACATGACCCTTCAGCACTCTAGGACTAAGGCCTCTATCACAAATTACTATCTTTCCTGACACCACTTTAGGATCCAAAGTCCCTTCCAAGCACATAGATCTTGGATCAACCCTACTAGAGTTGCTCCCCAAGTACACCAAAGGGTATTGTTTCTTAATTGATAGCACATTTTTCCCTTTATAGAGTGAAactccaataatttttttgccaTTCCCAAGCTTAACATCTGAAGGAAAATCCCTATCCATTGTGCTGGCTCCAACTGTGGTGATCCAAGGTGACACATTTGTGAGGCTAGCAGGGTCAGGTCCTGAATTTCCAGCAGAACATGAAACAAAAACACCCCTCTCCATTGCTCCAAATGCAGCCACAGATAAACTATCCCTGTAGTAAGAGGAGACTCCACCACCTAAAGAGATGGAAAGAACATTCACACCATCAGCCACAGCTTTATCAATAGCTGATACAATGTCTGAGCTGAAGCAGCCACCAATCCAACACACTTTGTAAGCTGCAATCCTTGTACCTGGTGCCATTCCTCTGGCTGTGCCATTAGCATAACCAAGAAGGTTAGCTCCATGCACAGGAGAGCCACCAACTGTAGCTGCTGTGTGAGTGCCATGACCATCTTGATCTCTTGGTGACTTATACTCTTTTTGCTCATTAATTCTACCAATTGCTGCTTCATATCCATGGTAGAACACTCTTGCCCCCACAACCTTTTTATTGCAGTGACTATTTGTGAAGCCTGTTCCAATCTCACATGTACCTTTCCAATGAGAAGGTACCGGTCTCAAGCCTACATCTTTGAAGCTTTCACTCTCTGGCCAAATCCCAGTGTCTAACACTCCCACTATTACATCATGGCCAGCTAGCTTTTCTGACCACATATTAGTGCTTTTTTCTGGTTCAAGACCAAGGAATGTTGGACTTCTTGTGGTGTGTAGCTCATACTTTTTTTCAGGGAATATGGTCACAACACCTTCTTCAGCCTCTAGCTTCTCAGCTTCTTCTTCAGTCAACTTGGCTGCAACTCCATGAAAAGCATTCTGGTAAGTGTAGATTATTCTCTCCTCATTGTCCATATCAGCTTCTGGAGATGTGGACAGTGCTGATTTCACCTTTGATGAATACCATTCAAGGTGGTTGGGGAAGGCTTTTGGCATTGCTGACTTATCCATTTGAATGAGATAAGTCTTCTTAGCAAATTGAGCATTTGCCGGGAACAACATTGTGAAAAGTAGAAGATAGGTTGTTAGGAAGAAAGCCACGTTTCCCATTAGGGTCTTGGCCATGTTTCATGccaagaaaaggagaaaagtaGAGTGTTTGAAGAAAGGTGTTGTTGGGTTAAAAGTGAGGGAGTGTGAAGAGATTTTAAAGGGGTTTGTGCTTCATTAATCTTTCTGTCTTCTTGATGTTGGAATGTTAAATGCTAGAATGGGGAGAGATGGTGACCTTTTATGTGTCCCAGCATAAAGGTAGGTGGTTGTTTTGTGACTGACCAATATGAATGGGGGGAGTTATGAAAGGGTTATGATAATTTCTCCACCTAGTGGCCAGTGACCGGTGGTAGAAGTTACTGCATGGTTAAGGTCCTCTGACATCTTTGCAACACTACTTGATTGATGTTTGCTTTTTCTGCTCCTGCATAATTCTTTTAATCATTGCTTATGGACAAGTTCACAGGCAGCTTCGTGTATAGTTTGTGCTAGCTTGGTAGTCACACAATAGTAAGGGAGGATTATATAAATTGCAATAGTAATGGTAGTTGTGTATGGTGAAAtcaattgaatttgttttgatactataattttataatcaagGAGAGTAGTGAACTTCATGCTTTTTCCTTACTCTAACAATGAAAGGATGCACCCACGAAACTCATGGAAAATTTTGAGAACACAAGTTGAACTTATAGAGTTTTAAGTTAAACTTCTAACGGTTAAACACCTAAActtgtttttcattaaaattgaaAGCACACTCCTCGACTCAAAATAATGAACACTTATGACTAAAAAAGATCGAGAATGTACGAAGACTATTACTCTCAAGAGACAAGAATAAAGATTCAAATCTATCATATAAGAGTGGATGTTCATATCAACCTTTTTGTAATCCTATTTTccctttaaatattataaaacttaCCAGCTTTGTCACGTAAATAACTAAATATACATGAGTTGAATTGGATCAATCACTTTAAATTAAGATGAGTTATAGAAGGGAATTTAAATGTGATTGTTATGTTATTGTTAACAATAATAAAGAAGAAACGAATATatcaatcaaaaataaaaaaaaattaaataaaaaaaggtagcCCATGCAaagtttcaaataaaaagaagtggTTATACACTAGATATAGAATTGTTATACATgacttttgttaaaaaaaaaaaaaaagatgttataCGTCATTTTTACTGTAATCACTGAGTCGGCCTATGACAGGGTTGAATAATTTGCACGAGGACTTAAATTTTATCCTATTTGTCACCattgaaaaaaatacttttaattttaataattaatttataatttatgtatgGTTGTATAATTCAGTTTTACTCGATGCATCCTAGCTTCTAATGAAACACTCCTCTTATTTGATATGtcccttaattatatataagaagCATATAAGTGGAGGAATTTTATTAAGAGAGGGTGAGAATAGTAAATCATAGTCATTGGATCAAGTCGTGAAATGTTAAAATTAACCGATAAAATCGcatactttttaaaatgtttaaaaaaatgctaattcaatattaatattaattttattttcagtgCACCTGGACATGATGTGAGAAATTTTACCTTACTAAAATTTGTAATGTAACTTAGTAGCCAGCTAATAGAGACcttgaaaatttattaattgctcaaaatattaaaacacatatttgattaattaaataaactagAAACAGTAAGTCTCATAGTGACTTAACTTATTGAGATAGcaacattaattatatatgttcgCACATTCTTGCATACCTGTGATAATTAAACaagtttagaaaaaataaaaacaaagaaaaaaagagttgaAAGCATCAAATTTAAGTAAAGTTATATTAACCAACcatataaaataatgtatattcTAAAAACTATTTAACCAAATTTACACATACAATAAATtttgaagtaaaaataataatcatctctataatttttttatatttcattaccATTAATGCTTTCCTTTGAAAAATTAACACGCCTACGTAACACACAACCCTGTatcttgatataaaatattgggTATCTATATTACCCTATATATGAAAGTTTATCGgtattcaaaagaaaatttgcTGCCAGTATGTATGGTCTCTTGCGTGTAAGTGTAAATCACTAACCAACAGGATTTATGGGACCCAAGTAGCAGGTGAGGTAACTAAATTGAATTCTTTCACTTTCACTGGGCTCTACTTAATAATGTTAGTAgtatatatactttatatacactcatgcAATGcaacaatatattattttacgtaattatttttgttatgcattcgtataatttttttttacaacgttATCCGAGTCGAATCGATCCAGAATGAACATGATTTAAAAATGTCAGTGCAAATGTTATAGTTGCGAATTCAGTTTGAGACTTATTTTACGCTGCAATGTGCAGTTTTTGCTTAGTTCTTTTTAAGGTTAACTTGAATATAATTTTTGCGCCAACATAACTTCCATTCCCCTACTCCATTCTTCCAAGACTCCATATCACTTAGCTTCCTTAATTATTTGCTGAAGTTTGAAAAAGGCTCCTAATTAAAGCAATTAATCTTTGACTTGTCTTACCTACCCATTTATCAAACCAAAATGAAGTATTGTTCCCATTTCCTATGTTTCTATAAACTGCttgaaaacaatattaaattattatcctTTTATTTGTCTATATACTTTACCTTAACTACGTATCCCTATGCAGAACAGCTTGTGTATATTATACTTAAGGGTAACGTATTTacgattatttaattaatatacataaatcttgttattaatgaactttcattaattaattaacataaataatagCCAGGTTATTTACTAAACTTTCCAGCTGATGTAATATAGCACATGTAATCACTAACATTTGAGTATTATAATGTTCACGATCGACAGAGTTAGATTTTCAACGTAAAAGGAAAAACATATCCAAACTCTCATCAAAACACCAGAAAAAGGGCATATAATCAATCACATGCCAAATACTGGTTCTATTTTGTATGTAAAATAAATCCCAGCAAAAGAACTAATTGCACTTGCAACGTCCTTTGTCCACTGTTCCCACTATAAATATAAGTTCCAAACTCAACTATTGTTCTTCCACTCAAACCTAGTACACTATCTACTACACTACCTACTCTTTCTCCTTTTATTATTCCTTCCCATACAAAATGGTTCTCCAAACTTTGTCTCTAGGGTTTATAGTGAGGAGGCACCCACCAGAGCTAGTAGCCCCAACTAACCCCACTCCCCATGAAATTAAGCTATTATCTGACATAAATGGCCTTCGTTATCAACTATCATTGGTgcaatcactactaaaaaaaacgtATTCCACGATGAGGGGTCTACGACGGTTATACAAAAACCGTCTTTAAAAAAGAGCAATGATAATTTTGGAAAAACCATTGTTAAGATTAGTGAAGCTACAACGGTTTTGGAAAAACTGTCGTTTGGACTTGTTAACATTAGTTAGTCTACCAAGGTTTTTGGAAAACTATTTTTGAGACTCGTTGGCCAATGATGGTTTTTCTAAAACCTGTTGGAACAAGTGatctcggaataattaagaaggggcaATTGAACTAGGAAAaagaatgtgtatgtgtttcttgatttcagggttgtcatcataaaaaagggagagattgtagaagcaagcttcatgataatgaatcaagtatgaatcaagtagttttgatgatgataaaaagcccaaaagaatgatttcaagattgaatcaacaagttcaagatcaagattaatttcaagattcattagaagaaataaagaagattcaagattcaagagaaattgatttcaagattcaagagaagttgatttcaagattcaagagaagaaatcaagaagacttcacaagggaagtattgaaaaggatttttcaaaaatcaaacatagcacagtttttgttttacaagagttttttcaaaattttctaagttaccagagtatttactctctggtaatcaattaccagtttcctgtaatcgattaccagtgataaaatttgatttcaaaaacttttaactgaatttgcaacgttccaaatgatttttaaaatggtgtaatcgattacaatacattggtaatcgattaccagtatatctcaacgttgaaattcaatttcaattgtgaaaagtcacatcttttcttaaaatacattgtgtaatcgattacatgattatggtaatcgattaccagtgacaagttttgaataaaaggtcaagagatgtaactcttgacatgattttctcaaggttataactcttccaatgattttcttgaccagacatgaagagtctataaagcaagaccttgacttgcattcaaaCGATCTTTTTAAACAActtcttgaacaacttttgagaaaccTTTAAACCTTTACAATTCTTTcctactcatctttcttcttcttcttcctttgccaaaaagctttctaagtttctttttcaaaccttgttcttctgcaagtgaaaattctgcagaaaacaaaagtgtgctatatcttttcattctcttctccctttgccaaaaagaattcaacaaggactaataacctgaatt is a genomic window containing:
- the LOC114367395 gene encoding subtilisin-like protease SBT1.3, producing the protein MAKTLMGNVAFFLTTYLLLFTMLFPANAQFAKKTYLIQMDKSAMPKAFPNHLEWYSSKVKSALSTSPEADMDNEERIIYTYQNAFHGVAAKLTEEEAEKLEAEEGVVTIFPEKKYELHTTRSPTFLGLEPEKSTNMWSEKLAGHDVIVGVLDTGIWPESESFKDVGLRPVPSHWKGTCEIGTGFTNSHCNKKVVGARVFYHGYEAAIGRINEQKEYKSPRDQDGHGTHTAATVGGSPVHGANLLGYANGTARGMAPGTRIAAYKVCWIGGCFSSDIVSAIDKAVADGVNVLSISLGGGVSSYYRDSLSVAAFGAMERGVFVSCSAGNSGPDPASLTNVSPWITTVGASTMDRDFPSDVKLGNGKKIIGVSLYKGKNVLSIKKQYPLVYLGSNSSRVDPRSMCLEGTLDPKVVSGKIVICDRGLSPRVLKGHVVRSAGGVGMILTNTEANGEELVADSHLLPAVAIGEKEGKELKSYVLSSKTATAALAFKGTILGIKPSPVVAAFSSRGPNFLSLEILKPDLVAPGVNILAAWSEAIGPSGLKIDNRRVKFNIVSGTSMSCPHVSGVAALVKSRHPEWSPAAIKSALMTTSYVLDNTKKTLRDSSTAKPSSPYDHGAGHIDPIRALDPGLVYDMVPQDYFEFLCTQNLTPTQLKVFAKYSNRSCRHSLASSGDLNYPAISSVFTQKTTTSFPSPVILHRIVTNVGPPDSKYHVVVSPFKGASIKVEPETLNFTRKHQKLSYKITFKPKVRQTSPEFGSLVWKDGFHTVRSPIVITWLPPPM